Proteins co-encoded in one Schaalia radingae genomic window:
- a CDS encoding ABC transporter ATP-binding protein, translating into MALLDIHDVTRTVTLPDGDDLHILRGVNLTVEPGDHVSIVGRSGTGKSTLLNIIGLLDKPTSGTYSIDGVDTSGLGEGKRSALRGSSFGFVFQQFNIFNARTALQNVEVPLLYAAGRQFWNRRNLAADMLERVGLGDRLDSYPTQMSGGEQQRIAIARALVRTPRVILADEPTGALDPHTGRIIMELLEDVAAENNAALIVITHDMNVAARASRAYSLYDGILHNVDDLSEHTVAAVSDGVPVMSQDAERSQIPQSPSDMPMSNEGEASAAPELCDEETDTATIEEVTVTEDGEPRGNEVTP; encoded by the coding sequence GTGGCACTGCTCGACATTCATGACGTCACACGGACAGTCACGCTGCCCGATGGGGATGATCTCCACATCCTCAGGGGTGTCAATCTGACTGTGGAGCCTGGCGACCACGTCTCCATCGTGGGGCGATCAGGAACCGGCAAATCCACGCTGCTCAACATTATTGGACTGTTGGACAAGCCGACCAGTGGGACCTACAGCATCGACGGTGTTGATACATCGGGCCTGGGCGAGGGGAAACGATCAGCACTTCGAGGATCGTCCTTCGGCTTTGTCTTTCAGCAGTTCAACATTTTCAATGCTCGAACAGCGCTGCAGAACGTGGAAGTCCCGTTGCTGTATGCGGCAGGCCGTCAGTTCTGGAACCGTCGCAACCTGGCGGCTGACATGCTCGAGCGGGTTGGCCTGGGCGACCGCCTTGACTCCTATCCCACGCAGATGTCGGGCGGTGAGCAGCAACGTATCGCCATTGCGCGCGCTTTGGTGCGCACGCCGCGCGTCATTCTGGCCGACGAGCCGACGGGCGCACTGGACCCGCATACCGGCCGCATCATTATGGAACTGCTCGAAGACGTGGCTGCGGAAAACAATGCCGCCCTGATCGTCATTACGCACGACATGAATGTGGCGGCGCGAGCGAGCCGCGCGTATTCCCTCTACGACGGCATTTTGCACAATGTTGACGATTTGTCTGAGCACACCGTTGCCGCCGTTTCAGACGGGGTGCCCGTCATGTCGCAGGATGCTGAGCGCAGTCAAATACCCCAGTCGCCATCGGACATGCCAATGAGCAACGAGGGTGAGGCTTCGGCCGCGCCTGAACTGTGCGACGAAGAAACAGACACAGCCACCATTGAGGAAGTGACCGTCACGGAGGACGGGGAACCCCGTGGAAATGAGGTGACGCCATGA
- a CDS encoding A/G-specific adenine glycosylase: MFDAVTTWYRHNRRDLPMRSDHVSPWATLVFEVMSQQTPIPRVQPIWERWMERWPTPVDLARARRSDVLVAWDHLGYPSRALRLHACAQVIANRPGSRVPADMDALLELPGIGPYTASAVASFSFHQRVPVLDTNIRRVLTRVFDGRQFARKSAPSRAEQNRAWSLLPDEGDACALWNVAIMELGALVCTQRAPLCDQCPISERCRWLADGQPADAVKPRGQAWAGTDRQARGRVMALLRDAHASSAERVGRDAVIEAATLPGAPADQAVQVVDALVNDGLIEVDRRGTYGLPD, from the coding sequence ATGTTTGACGCGGTAACGACCTGGTACAGGCACAATCGGCGTGACCTTCCGATGCGTTCTGACCATGTCAGTCCGTGGGCCACCCTGGTTTTTGAAGTGATGAGCCAGCAGACCCCGATACCGCGGGTCCAGCCGATCTGGGAGCGGTGGATGGAACGCTGGCCCACGCCTGTTGATCTGGCCCGTGCCAGGCGCTCCGATGTTCTGGTGGCGTGGGACCACCTGGGCTACCCGTCGCGAGCCCTGCGTCTGCATGCATGTGCTCAGGTGATCGCCAACCGCCCCGGTTCGCGTGTACCGGCCGATATGGATGCTTTGCTGGAACTGCCGGGAATCGGTCCCTACACCGCTTCAGCTGTCGCATCCTTCTCGTTCCACCAACGTGTCCCTGTATTGGACACCAACATTCGTCGGGTCCTCACCCGCGTTTTTGACGGCCGCCAGTTCGCCCGAAAATCGGCCCCTTCACGAGCCGAACAGAATCGCGCATGGTCATTACTTCCTGACGAGGGCGACGCTTGCGCCTTGTGGAACGTGGCCATCATGGAGCTTGGCGCACTGGTGTGTACGCAGCGCGCACCGCTGTGCGATCAATGCCCGATCAGTGAGCGGTGCCGATGGCTTGCTGACGGTCAGCCTGCCGATGCGGTCAAACCGCGCGGCCAGGCGTGGGCGGGAACCGACCGTCAGGCTCGTGGCCGCGTCATGGCGCTGCTGCGTGATGCTCACGCTTCTTCAGCGGAGCGCGTCGGCCGCGATGCAGTCATTGAAGCGGCCACCTTGCCCGGCGCTCCAGCCGACCAGGCAGTGCAAGTGGTGGATGCCCTCGTCAATGACGGGTTGATCGAGGTGGATCGACGCGGAACGTATGGCCTGCCTGACTAG
- a CDS encoding efflux RND transporter periplasmic adaptor subunit, whose translation MAGRSKGALVLSIIKVLAWVVIAVAFVKFAFFPSANKPEGDALDPGAQYGQMTVLPEKGTITNTLSLEGTIEPVAATPVKATMMGEVTEVYVQDGQNVAKGDPILLIQREETGEDQQGVDEEGNPTVIPGEKYWKSEVVYAPADGALALNALVEQQFNVGDPIGSIQPPTFVASASLTPDQMYRMQQTPEKATITIKNGPAPFECTGLRIDTPKASGQDSGSVPKMDGNSGSTQSGIRATCTIPGDQKVFAGLQVTMDVVAGEAADVMTLPATAVEGRFQNGYVYMPTDDPANPTKVEVKLGITDGKRVQIVEGLTEDQEVLEFIPGQQQEQDMCDPMTGEGC comes from the coding sequence ATGGCAGGCCGGTCCAAAGGCGCGTTGGTGCTTTCAATCATCAAAGTCCTGGCGTGGGTGGTAATCGCCGTCGCATTCGTGAAGTTCGCATTCTTCCCCTCGGCCAACAAGCCCGAGGGTGACGCGCTGGATCCTGGCGCGCAATACGGACAGATGACAGTTCTGCCCGAAAAGGGCACGATCACGAACACGCTGTCGCTGGAAGGCACGATCGAACCGGTCGCTGCCACGCCGGTGAAAGCCACCATGATGGGCGAAGTGACTGAGGTGTACGTGCAAGATGGCCAAAACGTTGCCAAAGGCGATCCGATTCTGCTGATTCAACGCGAAGAAACGGGTGAAGACCAGCAGGGCGTCGATGAAGAAGGCAATCCGACCGTCATCCCGGGTGAAAAGTATTGGAAGAGCGAAGTGGTCTATGCGCCGGCAGACGGTGCGCTCGCCTTGAATGCGCTGGTTGAACAGCAGTTCAACGTGGGGGATCCGATCGGCTCCATTCAGCCGCCTACCTTTGTTGCCAGCGCGAGTCTCACACCCGACCAGATGTACCGGATGCAGCAAACACCTGAAAAGGCGACGATCACGATCAAGAACGGTCCGGCACCGTTCGAATGCACGGGGCTTCGTATCGATACGCCCAAGGCATCGGGACAGGATTCCGGGTCTGTCCCCAAGATGGATGGCAATTCAGGTTCAACTCAGTCAGGCATTCGCGCCACGTGCACCATTCCCGGTGACCAGAAGGTGTTTGCCGGCCTGCAGGTGACGATGGATGTGGTTGCCGGTGAAGCAGCTGACGTGATGACGCTGCCCGCAACCGCAGTTGAGGGACGCTTCCAGAACGGCTACGTCTACATGCCGACAGATGATCCGGCGAACCCGACGAAGGTGGAAGTCAAGCTGGGAATCACTGACGGCAAACGCGTGCAGATCGTCGAGGGCCTGACCGAGGATCAGGAAGTTCTCGAATTCATCCCAGGCCAGCAGCAGGAACAGGACATGTGTGACCCGATGACAGGTGAAGGGTGCTGA
- a CDS encoding ABC transporter permease yields the protein MRILSQIVGALVEAWGEVRVQKARVILSLVGVVAAVAAMSTVIALGDIVGQADKEMNEAFDGRDITLRLMPQKTGDGGGDTAGAPPGGGMVVGSGGAVVYAEDAVPDSTEPEDQDQMGWSAQATGIVADPVSTAMKTLADRFSIPYWSRLEDSSIQIEEVDRAQQTGSFRGVPVVEPKYGFGGLALQAVDPNYQVLFRLKPVQGRWLQDSDINQRVSPVVINSILWEYLGKPNIADPIVLNVTGKQTQQLRVVGVVRAKSAWDQPIIYMHYDAWQLTKPQDTADPTMAGGIGGFPTMLVWSGEDQVDQARTELPAALSAILGQGWRVDVSGGEQFESVQDQTQTLRLIVMIIGAIVISLGALGLLNVAIVTVRQRIREIGIRRAMGASAGRVFFAVFMESVVATFVAGIIGVGIAIVILQFIPLESMDIILQDRPAFPTSAAAAGVGIASAVGALCGIIPAVAAIRVRPIDAIRY from the coding sequence ATGAGGATCCTGAGCCAGATTGTGGGCGCACTCGTCGAAGCGTGGGGTGAGGTGCGCGTGCAGAAAGCGCGCGTGATCCTCTCCCTGGTGGGTGTCGTGGCAGCTGTTGCCGCCATGTCAACGGTAATTGCGTTGGGTGACATCGTCGGACAGGCGGACAAGGAAATGAATGAAGCGTTCGACGGCCGGGATATTACGCTGCGGCTCATGCCGCAAAAAACCGGAGACGGCGGTGGCGACACTGCGGGCGCGCCACCTGGTGGCGGCATGGTCGTGGGAAGCGGTGGCGCCGTGGTGTATGCCGAAGACGCGGTACCGGATTCAACTGAGCCGGAAGACCAGGACCAGATGGGCTGGTCCGCTCAGGCGACCGGTATCGTGGCCGACCCGGTGTCTACCGCCATGAAAACGCTGGCGGACCGCTTCTCAATTCCGTACTGGTCACGACTGGAAGATTCCTCCATTCAGATCGAAGAAGTCGATCGAGCCCAGCAAACCGGGTCGTTCCGCGGGGTTCCGGTTGTGGAGCCTAAATACGGATTTGGAGGATTGGCACTGCAGGCGGTGGATCCGAATTATCAGGTGCTGTTCCGCCTGAAGCCGGTGCAGGGACGCTGGCTGCAGGACAGTGACATCAACCAGCGGGTCAGCCCTGTTGTTATCAACAGTATTTTGTGGGAATACCTGGGCAAGCCCAACATTGCTGACCCGATTGTGCTGAACGTGACCGGCAAGCAGACACAGCAGCTGCGTGTAGTCGGAGTGGTCAGGGCGAAATCCGCCTGGGATCAGCCCATCATCTACATGCACTACGACGCCTGGCAGCTGACCAAACCACAGGACACGGCCGACCCGACAATGGCAGGAGGCATCGGAGGTTTTCCGACGATGCTGGTGTGGAGCGGTGAAGACCAGGTCGACCAGGCACGCACCGAGCTGCCCGCGGCTCTGAGTGCGATTCTGGGTCAGGGCTGGCGCGTGGATGTGAGTGGCGGCGAACAGTTCGAAAGTGTGCAGGACCAGACTCAGACGCTGCGCCTGATAGTCATGATCATCGGCGCGATCGTCATCTCCCTGGGCGCATTGGGCTTGCTGAACGTGGCGATCGTGACGGTGCGTCAACGTATCCGGGAAATCGGCATCCGACGCGCAATGGGTGCCTCGGCCGGCAGAGTCTTCTTCGCCGTGTTCATGGAATCAGTGGTCGCGACCTTTGTTGCAGGCATAATCGGGGTAGGCATTGCGATCGTGATCCTGCAGTTCATTCCGCTTGAGTCAATGGACATCATATTGCAGGACCGACCGGCGTTCCCCACTTCCGCGGCCGCCGCCGGCGTCGGGATCGCATCTGCAGTTGGCGCTCTGTGCGGCATTATTCCGGCAGTGGCAGCCATCCGGGTGCGCCCGATCGACGCGATTCGCTACTAA